gtttttactgacatttactgtaacttcttacccttagaagtcttcagctTGAGCATTCAACTTTTGAATAAATTATTaagcttaaaaaaatgtgtatgcatcattttgtaagaGTATCTTCTCAGGAGCACTTTGCGTGGACAAGAGGACCAAATAatggtcagtttttatttattttgaaaacaataatacgttttaattttataaattgtaCCCTGATTTGATGATTTCTAATAGGTCAATTATTGGGTCCAGATTTAGGGAGAAAAATATCTGGACACCTTCCCTGCATACTAGTGATAATGGCTCAAATTAtgaaacagaaataacacacatacAATGAGTTGTATGATGACAGCAAGTACAATGTTACTCTCCAAATAGAGATTTTGTACCAGATGTTTTGGCAACGTGGTGATTTTAAGGAAATCATGGCAGAACACTCAAATTATTTATACAGTAGTTCATGAAGGTGATAGTAAAATATATCAACATTAACTTGACAAATGAGCAGGAACAATGTCTGTATCAgcgcaacaaaaaaaaacaattctcatTTGGTAATGGAGGATTACATTATCCTATTATGCTGCTTAGTATCATGCTCCAtagctgattaaaatgtattgGTAGCTTAAATGTGAAGGATCGTATGGGGTTTTACACTGTAAATACGTCATTTCaagttaaaatattatatttctgaACTGTAAAAACATCATACATTTACTGTGTTAAATCTAAATGCTCGACATgaaattgtgtaaaaaataataatactatttggggtatatatatatatatatatatatatatatatatatatatatatatatatatatatatatatatatatatatatattactgtaatattACTTGCATTTCATTAGATATTTGAATTATCTATAAATTCTGCTTCACCCTAATCCTTTTGCCATTCtggatttaaaatattacaaatgggTATTATTATGTATGAAAACCTCTATCgtcttggttttatttttctctatTCATAGGAAGCTACTGAAATGTTAATCTCTTTGCATGTAATGTAAGTGTAGACCTATATTTATACTACCggtacacattttatataatgtaCTTGAAATCTGGCGTCCAGTTTAATAGTGTAATCTGTTTCCATgctgtatttgcttttttaataatctgttttactAATCTATTGTACATTACCTGTAATACTAATATACAGATTGGACTACAAGGGAAGTTCAGCTTCCATTAAAACCCTATCTTTCCATGAAAATAGACTGGGTTCCCTCCATTCTAGCCATATGAGAATGGAGGGAACTGGGGATCCAGTTGGCCAACCAATGACTCaattaaactaatataaaaagGATACTGAAAGCCCAGTTATAGCAGTAGGCTACTTTAGGAAGTAAACTGTTTCAGCTCCGAGACGAGTGCTATCAAAGCGATGTATTTAAAGTGTTGTGTGAGACCTGGAGCTGGAGAGTGTGTCCAAGTCTGTATCTGGGGAAGCCTCTTTTAAAGCCTGGCTGCAACCTGGTCTATTATTTTGTGACTCTTTAACACAGCAGTTGACAGGAAGATGAAGGAGGTTTCAGTCGACACTGAACCACGTCATCACACATTGCATTCGTACTAGTGTTTACTCGTCTCCAGTGAGTGCGTGCTGCCTAATCAGCATTGCCTACCAAGGCCTGTGTTTCTGCTCTGTTGCACTAGCCTTCTCCTGAGGAAACTAGACAGTAAACTGTTGACAGGCATCTCCTGGTGATTTTATCCTATTAAGTGACTTCAAAAGGGGGTTGATGTATCCTGTATCATAACTTAACCATTCCTTTTACACATTGAATGATGAAAATCTTGAGCTATAGTTGCTTGGAGGACAGACATGGATGAAAAACAACAGGGTCTACCAACCCATGTGCAGTACCAGAGAATAAATGTCTTCATTCCCCGATCCCCACTGTCTAGTGTGCCTCTTCTTTCATGTACTCGGTTCAACATTTTTATCAACATCTTTATTTATAAAGAGAACAGTAGTGATCTAAGTTAAGCTGCAGGGGTTTGATCAGTTTAAACAGCATGAGATGCAAATACTACCgccatttaaataattaaattattattttcatatttttacaagCAGAAATAAACTAAAGGAACTAACATGTGCCTTTGGATGTCTGATTTCAATGACATTGGggtccttttatttattatttagacagCACCTGTATTTAGATCCACTGCCATTTAGATCAACTGACCTGAACAGTGACCTTTCAAAAAGATTGTGCTTCTCAAACTACCCCTTGACCCCACCCCCCAAGCTATGGCAATGGGATTGTTTTCCCTGGAGACTTACCAACATTTGGTAGAATCTAGACAGTGCAAAACTGGTcaatctgtacagtatgtatgtgacTAATATCATATCTAGTTTCTAGTATTGGAACTTGGGATAAATCAAATGTTAGCTGGTAGAGCAAAGTACTTTTCTGGTCACACAGGTTACCATGTTGACACTGTCCAACTTTTAAGAAGGTAGCATAATAGGTATGTCTCTGTGTTATATAACTTCTACTGCAGAGTATAtgtcaaagaaatgaaatatccATAGATTAAGAGGTACTCAGCTTGTATTATGCCACTTTCTTGCAAAATAATATGAGGCATGCAGTAGCAGATCAGACCTATACAAGGAGCAGACTGCAGACGGCGCTGCCTCGTCTGTGCAGGTGTCGCAGCTGTCTGGTGCTGGGGTTGCAGTTTAATATCAAAGAATCCAATCAGATTGTAAGTTGCAGCATAGGAACTCCTctgcatgttgtttttatttcatttatgtatgACTCTGGGCTACTCAGAGTCACATCTGTTTAGCTAAATATTCTACTTTGTGAGCTGCATATctatttgaatgaatgaatggagcAGCGTTTATTCAGTTTTGATGGTTTTCAATATGATGCCATTAAAAGCTACACCATTATTTATTCAGCCTCCCCATGTAAGAAACCCTGAAGCTAATTCCTGTTACTGTCCCTGCTGTTTCATTCAGTATCTGTGGACTCCGGCAATCAGTTGACCACACAAAGTCAAGCATGGGTGAGCAGGGGCACTATACAGAAGTCAAAGCAATTCATGTCATTTGTTTAAAACTATTCCTATACCAAGCACACATTGCCTTTCCTGTCGTTGTGTAAAATGGCCAGTGCCCAGtgtagtgttttttgttgttttttctttgtgtaaTGTGGAGCATCTCTCAATGGCATTTGAGGTTTGTTTTTGATGTTTCAATGATTCTAGCACTGACAGTCCTATCCACTCAGTCAGCATGCGTCCAAAGAATTGGTTTTAGGTGAAATAACTTTGTTAGCCACTGTCTAAGTACATTCCAGGCAAAAACCACAAACTctgagaatgtattttaaaagtgatCATCTGCATAtcatgtttgtttggttttatttgcaGGTgtaatttacaaacacacatgCCAATATCATTGGGCATTAGCAGTCTGTAAACACACAATGGAACTTCCACATTAAAACCTTGCATCCAACTttgataattaatttaattaagcaTCAATGCTGAATCTTGAGTTGACAATGTAGTCATTGCTTTCAATAATATGGCCCTTCTATTGGTAGGGTATTCAGCACAATCTATTGTGATACTGGCTAGTGGGGTTTGCAGCCTCATCTTCCCTTGTAGGAGCTGTTTAATAGCATTGCTCAGTTGAATACATGAGACACCCTGGGCCTACCGTTCAGTATTTGTACCAGTGTAATTCACTGCTGGAAGGAGAAACAAACTTGTTAACTTTACAAAACTAGAAGGAATAATCAAGTGACTTGATTAAATGTATTCCTGAAAAACTCCCTTTTCCTTTGcactttgtttaaaacaacaacaataataataataataataataataataataataataacaacaccgtgtaacaatttttttttttttttttttgttcctgggtagtaagtgttatttcctaattgcttatgcctcaaaagtatagaaaatggctattattccccacaaactttgcttttgtgaccaggacagtgatatttcaaaatatcactatttccaatgggaaaacgggcaaatgtgtgtctcttcgttcacataaagtcagaaaaaaacaacatatgaatccaaattaacatgtatttatactaaagtaatacaaaaatgactacaaaagatttagaagtgagtagtttttcaagatttacgattatactgtaaatacacttttgaggcataagcaattaggaaataacacttactacccaggaacaaaaattgtgttacatagcgtaATAATAATAGGTCCAGCTGTCAAGTTGTTTGTTTCGCATCATGTAACGttaacaatgattttttttcaccTTCCCAAAAAATTGTGATCAGACAGCAGTTGGAACTGATAGAAAcaagtttaattttgtaaaaagttataaaatgaatattgtacaaaaataaagtcTCTAGAGAACTTTGGTTCAGTAACACAAAAGAGTGAGACATTAGTTGTATGTGATTTACAACCCTTTAGGGAAGTGCacactttgtttttcaaagaaatcGTAACTTTACCTTTTTGTTGCTTATATATTAGTAACCCTTTCATTGTTAAAAGTTTGAACATGCACAGATGACATTTGTACTAGACAGTGCCAATTGGGTGGTGCAAAGGAACTACATTTTACCGAATGATAGGACAGTGCATGGTACTTTTGAACAGAGCAACGCTAACAAACTCATCAATTTTAGAAGATTAACAGAAGCACGCTAAACACATTTTACCAGACTCTACAATTTTGTAACATTCTATTGGGAGCTATTTTAAACTTATCCTGCAAGTATTATTGTGCAGTGTATGTTTTATCCTGATGATCCTATTAATAAAGATTAACGGAATACAGATGATTCCATTTATGGCAACCATTCAAACTGTTCTCTTCAAACAGAAATTGACtagatgttttttatattttccagaCCTAATGTaagcttgtatttaaaaaaaaaaaaaaaaagccacgtcAAAATGAGCCATCTATATCAAGCTTTACCAATTACAAAATGTATCTTGGTGTGATTTTTCAGGGCAAGCCATTACTTAGCGTATCAAATTTTCCACAAGTACTggccattaaataaataaatttagtaCGTACTTTTATGTTTATACATGTAATGCAATCTTCCTTgcctttttatttcacaaacagtCTTTAAATCCAAGTTACCTCCAAGTATTGCAGAAAAATATGGATCACTGCCCATTGCCTTGGTCGAATGTCATAAAGACTAAACTTTGAAATAATATTTTCACAATTTTGCTCCAGCAGCTACTTTTAGGTGGcggttaaaaacacattttccaaataaTGCAATCCTGACGAAAAAtaacaatagatttttttaataaaatacacctTTATAAGAAAGCTTTATGACACCCTAAGATAAGAAATAGATAACATCAGTGCATTACCCACTGTCAGTCTTAGAACAGTGtagtaactacaaataaaaacagcaacaaacaacAGTTGAAACAAAGGCTTGGAAGTATATTCTAAAAATCATCAAGAAATGTAGCAGGAATCCTCAAAATGGTATGAACACTGAAGAAACCTCATTTGATGGACAAAAAGGTAAAGTTAGTGATTTTTCTTTCACTCGGCTCAAGTTTAAATACTACTACAAACTTGAAGTCTTGTTCCCATTATCACGCAAAGattgttttttcaaaaacacGTTCCACTTTGGCACCACTCAAGAGacgtttaaataaataagaaaaaaaagtacagtttcATCATAAAATggactgtaataaataataataagttaattaaatttcaataaatatcttttatatatttagGAATCTGAATAGACGCATTGTATCAGGTAGTCCCTTTGGCCTCCGTGACCAGCCTCTGACTGAGTGATCTGATTAAAAGAGAAGTAGGAGTCTTTTGTAAACTTTAGAAATCTGTTCTGAGCAGCATAGCCAGATCTAAGCTAACCTTGACATGTAGCCTTTCCAAAGAAATGCCCATAAACACAACTCCCTTTCGTGCTACCTTTTCTTATTGAGGCATTCAACATCTGGACCAGTATTTCAAGAAAATAATGAATTCTTCACATAACTCATTTCAGCAAGGGTATTGTAAAACCAGCTAATGTTATCAAAAACCTATGGATGCCTTATACATTCAAGTTAACAACAACTGGAATGAGGAGAATACTGTCTTTTATACTAAGATTTACACTATCGCTACAGTTTCCCTTGTTGATATTTTACTCCCTGTGAACCCTTCAGTGTTCTAGAATATTTTCCCCCTATTTTAAATTATACCCAATGCAAATACAGTAGTGTCAACAACTTGGCTTAGTCTAACTGTAGAAGTAgtactatttttaaaaacatacatttattacaGACAAACTGTGCCCATAACCATGTACGGGTTTGCTGCGTGTACAATGTATAAGAAGTTAAAGGTTATATGTTTCTTCGGGGTCTAGGATAATTTTACTAGACAACTGGTCAATTTAAGTTAGTAGGCTAAGTGATACTACTTTGAAGGAATGCGAAGAATATAACTTAATCAACTCCACTGCTGACTTTTCAGCTATGTTTATGAGCACAGAATCTGGTTTCATTGAACAATAATGGGACCCATATACTGTAAACCTGCAATGACCACAGAAACATAAAATATGTTGTGAAGTGTGGCTTTAAAACCACTTGCTCTTGTATCTCCATGTACATGGACCAGAGCAATCATGTCTTCTCCCTCCTGGTCCTTAGGCGACTTTGACTTCTAGTACCAGCAGCCCCCCTGTCTTCTGTTCTGGATCCTTGGTCCTGTTCTCCCCCTGGGACTGATAATTATCTAGGAACCTTGGTCCCATCTGCAAACATTGCAGGAATGCAACATGTTCCAAAGAAAAACAACTCAGACACAGCCACATTTCCTGGCGGAATGTTTTTTAAGCGTGCGATAGTCTATCAGGTTGTCGTCTAAAAACGATACGTCATCGTCAAAGGCTGTGGGCCGACAGCAGGCCTGCATTTTCACTTTCTCTTTGaccagctttttgttttttattaaattttgcaGTATCACGTCATAGGTGGTGTCCCGGGAGTTGCAGGAGCCGCTACAGTACCTGAAAAGAAGCTCCTCTTTGGTCTGGTAACCTAAATCCAGGTCGGTTACATTTAAATGGATCTCCTTTAAAACACAGCCCTGGTTCCTGTTCCTGGCAGGTTTTTTTATGGTAGTGTCTGTGTTTGCTGGAGCTTTTTGCCGTCTCTTGTCCCCTTTGTTCTGAGCTGGAAGTGCCCAGTCTGGGGATCTCTTTAATCTTTTTATTGTGGCTTGAATGAACTCCACGACATCTTCAAATTGCTCCGGATACAGCTCTGGCATAGTGTCTatgtaggaaaaaaataaatatcaacacTACTCGTCATAAGACAAAACAgtgcttcaaaagaaactaatagCAAGTGAATTCCAAGTACTGCATATCCAAACTAAATAAGCAAATTACTTTCTAAATTACAGGTTAAGAGAACTATATGTAGTGAACGTGCTATAAACAGAGGCCCACATTAACAGTATCATCAGCACTAAATCTCAAGTATAGGTGTTGTCAGTATTCTAAAAAACACCTAATCAGAGGAACTCTAGGGTTCTACCACAGACCGTGTTCTAATTTGTGGAAAAGGAATGCACTCAACccacaaatgaaatgttttgcaatttttttatttttttttatttaaatggttttatattttttgcacCTATTAACTTTTGTAGGCGAAAACTAGATGGGAATAATTCAAAACCATAGAAATAATTTCAAAAACCTGACCAAGAGTGCCAATTTCTGTTTTCTGGTGGTCTTTGTAAACATCTGGTTGTTATCAGAGAATG
The sequence above is a segment of the Polyodon spathula isolate WHYD16114869_AA chromosome 2, ASM1765450v1, whole genome shotgun sequence genome. Coding sequences within it:
- the LOC121304915 gene encoding glial cell line-derived neurotrophic factor-like, translating into MPELYPEQFEDVVEFIQATIKRLKRSPDWALPAQNKGDKRRQKAPANTDTTIKKPARNRNQGCVLKEIHLNVTDLDLGYQTKEELLFRYCSGSCNSRDTTYDVILQNLIKNKKLVKEKVKMQACCRPTAFDDDVSFLDDNLIDYRTLKKHSARKCGCV